The Pedobacter mucosus genome window below encodes:
- the galB gene encoding beta-galactosidase GalB, with product MKKNNFSKSLSIKKIIFVLLLINQTYLIANAQRKEILLDEGWKFSKGNFANAAKSDFDDSKWQKVSVPHDWAISGPFDKEIDKQVTTIVQNGETKPTEKTGRTGALPYIGDGWYRKIIQLDDLQKGQKVLLQIDGAMSEPKIYLNGTLVGEWNYGYNYFYIDITNHLLKGKKNILAIHLSNRAKSSRWYPGAGLYRNVHLIIKDEVNIDQWGVSITTPSITADFAKVNIKTKLNAKNMRLITQIVNSNGEQAGADTTSSMFGNETDQNIRVKNPKLWSPENPNLYTAISKLYQGNVLKDVVKTKFGIRDIKYSAATGFSLNGVVRKFKGVCLHHDLGPLGTAINTAALRRQLVILKDMGCNAIRSSHNMPSPEQLALCDELGFMFLAESFDEWAKPKVENGYHLFFDTDAEKDIVNLVKATKNHPCIVMWSSGNEVPDQFGAEGVKRAKRLQDIFHREDPTRPVTVGMDQVKATMQSGFGALLDVPGLNYRVHLYEEANKAFPQGFILGSETASTVSSRGIYKFPVVKAAEKKYDDFQTSSYDMEYCSWSNLPDDDFVMQDDKPWVIGEFVWTGFDYLGEPTPYDESWPSRSSYFGISDLAGLPKDRFYLYRSRWNTEKPTLHILPHWNWEGREGQTTPVFVYTNYDSAELFLNGKSLGIRRKDKSSNQNRYRLMWMDVKYEPGVLTVVALDKNGKPAANEQVVTAGKPYKIILSPDRKEITADGKDLSFVTVSVVDKNGNPCPTVTTDLNFEVTGAGSFKAVCNGDATSLASFEKPTMRLFSGKLVVLVQSKKEDGKIELKVKGKSLVEGKISLSAIK from the coding sequence ATGAAAAAAAATAATTTTAGTAAGTCGTTAAGCATCAAGAAAATAATATTTGTCCTGTTATTAATCAACCAAACCTATCTAATCGCTAATGCTCAACGTAAAGAAATCCTTTTAGATGAAGGCTGGAAGTTTTCAAAAGGAAATTTTGCAAACGCAGCAAAAAGTGATTTTGATGATTCTAAATGGCAAAAAGTTTCTGTACCACACGATTGGGCAATTAGCGGCCCTTTTGATAAAGAAATTGATAAACAGGTTACTACGATAGTTCAGAATGGAGAAACTAAGCCAACGGAAAAAACGGGTAGAACAGGCGCACTTCCATACATTGGAGATGGTTGGTATCGAAAAATTATACAGTTAGACGATTTGCAAAAGGGCCAAAAAGTTCTATTACAGATTGATGGAGCAATGAGTGAACCTAAAATATATTTAAACGGTACGCTTGTTGGCGAATGGAACTATGGCTATAACTACTTTTATATCGATATTACAAATCACCTATTAAAAGGCAAAAAAAATATACTCGCTATTCATTTATCCAATAGAGCTAAATCTTCCAGATGGTATCCGGGTGCTGGTTTATATCGAAATGTTCACTTAATTATTAAGGATGAGGTGAATATTGATCAATGGGGAGTGAGTATTACTACGCCTTCGATAACTGCCGATTTTGCGAAAGTTAACATCAAGACCAAATTAAACGCTAAAAATATGCGTTTGATCACTCAGATTGTAAATAGTAATGGCGAACAGGCTGGTGCCGACACTACATCTTCCATGTTTGGGAATGAAACAGATCAGAATATTCGCGTTAAAAATCCTAAGCTTTGGAGTCCTGAAAATCCAAATCTGTACACGGCAATATCGAAGCTTTATCAAGGTAATGTGCTAAAGGACGTGGTTAAAACCAAGTTTGGAATCAGAGATATAAAGTATAGTGCAGCTACTGGTTTTAGTTTAAATGGTGTAGTTCGTAAGTTTAAAGGCGTTTGTCTTCACCATGATCTTGGGCCTTTAGGTACGGCAATTAATACGGCGGCACTTCGCAGGCAATTGGTTATTTTAAAAGATATGGGCTGTAATGCCATCAGAAGTTCGCATAATATGCCTTCTCCTGAGCAACTTGCACTTTGTGATGAATTGGGATTTATGTTCTTGGCAGAAAGTTTTGATGAATGGGCGAAACCTAAAGTAGAAAATGGTTATCATTTATTTTTTGATACTGATGCTGAAAAAGACATTGTAAACTTAGTTAAAGCAACAAAAAATCACCCTTGTATTGTAATGTGGAGTTCGGGTAATGAGGTTCCGGACCAATTTGGTGCCGAAGGTGTAAAAAGAGCAAAACGTTTACAAGATATTTTCCATCGCGAAGATCCAACCAGACCAGTAACAGTAGGGATGGATCAAGTTAAGGCAACCATGCAGTCGGGTTTTGGCGCATTGCTAGATGTTCCAGGTTTAAATTATAGAGTTCATTTATATGAGGAAGCCAATAAAGCTTTTCCACAAGGTTTCATATTAGGATCAGAAACTGCATCTACAGTTAGTTCAAGAGGGATTTATAAATTTCCTGTAGTAAAAGCGGCGGAGAAGAAATATGATGATTTTCAAACTTCATCATACGATATGGAATATTGCAGCTGGTCTAACTTGCCAGATGATGATTTTGTAATGCAGGATGATAAACCTTGGGTAATTGGCGAATTTGTATGGACAGGTTTTGACTATTTAGGAGAGCCAACACCGTATGATGAAAGTTGGCCATCTAGAAGTTCTTATTTTGGAATCTCTGATCTTGCTGGCCTTCCAAAAGATCGCTTTTACCTTTATAGAAGTAGGTGGAATACCGAAAAACCAACTCTTCATATTCTTCCACATTGGAATTGGGAAGGCAGGGAAGGACAAACCACACCAGTTTTCGTGTATACAAATTACGATAGCGCTGAGTTATTCTTAAATGGAAAAAGTTTAGGAATTAGAAGGAAAGATAAGTCATCTAACCAAAACCGTTATAGGTTAATGTGGATGGATGTGAAATACGAACCAGGTGTACTTACGGTTGTTGCGCTAGATAAAAATGGAAAACCTGCTGCTAATGAACAAGTGGTAACTGCCGGAAAACCCTATAAAATTATACTTTCTCCAGATCGAAAAGAAATTACTGCAGATGGTAAAGATCTTTCCTTTGTTACCGTTTCTGTAGTGGATAAAAATGGAAATCCTTGTCCAACGGTCACTACAGACCTTAATTTTGAAGTTACAGGAGCTGGAAGTTTTAAAGCGGTTTGTAACGGTGATGCAACCTCACTAGCATCTTTTGAAAAGCCCACTATGAGACTTTTTAGTGGAAAGTTAGTGGTGTTGGTACAATCAAAAAAGGAAGATGGCAAAATTGAACTTAAAGTTAAAGGGAAATCACTAGTAGAAGGAAAAATTAGTTTATCAGCCATAAAATAA
- a CDS encoding glycoside hydrolase family 53 protein, producing MIKSIKKSLVACFCISLIMGCTAKQTIITNKTNAFVKGADIGWLPQMEATGFKFYNNNGIEEDCFKILKDHGINTIRLRTWVNPSNDKASGHCSAAETVEMAQRAKKWGMRVMIDFHYSDSWADPGKQKKPKAWEGHDFPTLLKDVYSYTESVMTDLKNAGIYPEWVQVGNETAEGMIYPEGKTSNWSQLSQLINKGYDAVKKVSPATKVILHLDQGDNNNRFRTWFDNAALHGAKFDVIGLSYYPFWLDGKPDYTKSIDDLAYNLNDMAKRFNKEVMIVEIGNEVNKVQNTYDMLIAAMQKVKDVPSKKGLGVIYWEPEGAQSWSHYALSAWGNDGKPSKALDAFLKF from the coding sequence ATGATAAAATCCATAAAAAAAAGCTTAGTAGCATGTTTCTGTATTTCACTAATTATGGGCTGTACCGCTAAGCAAACAATCATTACCAATAAAACCAACGCATTTGTAAAAGGTGCGGACATTGGTTGGTTACCCCAAATGGAAGCAACGGGTTTTAAGTTTTATAACAATAATGGTATTGAAGAAGATTGTTTCAAAATATTGAAAGATCATGGAATAAACACTATTCGATTAAGGACTTGGGTAAATCCATCAAACGACAAAGCAAGTGGACATTGTAGCGCTGCTGAAACAGTAGAAATGGCGCAAAGAGCTAAAAAATGGGGTATGCGGGTGATGATCGATTTTCATTATAGCGATAGTTGGGCCGACCCTGGAAAACAGAAAAAGCCAAAAGCTTGGGAAGGACATGATTTTCCGACACTTTTAAAAGACGTTTATAGTTATACAGAAAGTGTTATGACGGATTTAAAAAACGCAGGAATTTACCCTGAATGGGTTCAAGTGGGGAATGAAACGGCAGAAGGCATGATTTATCCCGAAGGGAAAACATCGAATTGGTCGCAACTTTCGCAACTGATTAATAAAGGCTACGATGCTGTGAAAAAAGTTAGTCCGGCTACGAAAGTAATATTGCACCTTGATCAAGGAGATAATAACAATAGGTTTAGAACCTGGTTTGATAATGCTGCTTTGCATGGTGCTAAATTTGATGTTATTGGCCTTTCATACTATCCTTTTTGGCTCGATGGAAAGCCTGATTATACAAAATCAATTGATGATTTAGCCTACAATTTAAACGATATGGCTAAAAGATTTAATAAGGAAGTGATGATTGTAGAAATCGGAAACGAAGTAAATAAAGTACAAAATACTTACGATATGCTCATTGCAGCGATGCAAAAAGTAAAAGATGTTCCTTCAAAAAAAGGTTTAGGCGTAATATATTGGGAACCTGAAGGTGCACAAAGCTGGAGTCATTATGCTTTAAGCGCATGGGGTAATGACGGGAAACCATCAAAAGCGTTGGATGCATTTTTGAAATTCTAA
- a CDS encoding DUF2490 domain-containing protein, giving the protein MTKLLLTPLLFIIFIGAATAQSTESGGWLFISHTQKLSEEFDFLADVQLRSADQYSYWNTVLLRGAINYNLNDHHSTAIGYAFLGEWEKMEGGKDFEREHRLYEQYIFQTKLKKTELTLRARLEQRFQKDDQIKFSQRIRAFASFQIPIFADSQFEKGIYLKAQDEIFLNIQYKENVNGSILDQHRPYAGIGLRTGKKLDIDLGYMRWFQRELDGDVNKNIMQVMITTSF; this is encoded by the coding sequence ATGACAAAACTACTTTTAACCCCGCTATTATTTATTATTTTTATCGGTGCTGCAACAGCTCAATCTACTGAATCTGGTGGGTGGTTATTTATTTCCCATACTCAAAAGTTATCAGAAGAGTTCGATTTCCTGGCCGATGTTCAGCTAAGATCTGCAGATCAATATTCGTATTGGAATACTGTGTTATTGAGAGGAGCTATAAATTACAACCTCAACGATCATCATTCTACTGCCATTGGGTACGCTTTTTTAGGTGAATGGGAAAAGATGGAAGGGGGTAAAGATTTTGAACGTGAACATCGCTTATATGAACAGTACATCTTTCAAACCAAATTAAAAAAAACAGAATTAACGTTAAGAGCAAGGTTGGAGCAGCGTTTTCAAAAGGATGATCAGATTAAATTTAGTCAGCGGATTAGGGCTTTTGCAAGTTTCCAGATCCCAATATTTGCAGATTCACAATTTGAAAAAGGAATTTATTTAAAAGCGCAAGACGAGATTTTTTTAAACATTCAGTATAAAGAAAATGTAAATGGAAGCATTTTAGATCAGCACCGCCCTTATGCTGGAATAGGTTTGCGAACAGGCAAAAAACTTGATATTGATTTAGGATACATGAGGTGGTTTCAGCGAGAATTAGATGGAGATGTGAACAAAAATATTATGCAGGTAATGATTACCACAAGTTTTTAA
- a CDS encoding HAD family hydrolase — MNNTVLIFDLDETILPSANVPDEIFSELLYVIRKANQGTVPEDDLEKALSQIKQVAIDALAEEFGFNEQMKAVAKEVLTTSNYKLNLEPFEDYEVLKSLSGIKVLVTSGVVNLQQEKINALGLTNDFDEVIIDDVYDENRLGKKEIFEQLRSKYNVEPDKMWIIGDNPEAEIMAGNELGMITVQRTSPYFKPDKKATHVIDSFSDLKKILKSK; from the coding sequence ATGAACAATACAGTTTTGATTTTTGACCTCGACGAAACTATTTTACCATCTGCTAATGTACCTGATGAGATCTTTTCTGAATTGTTATATGTAATTCGGAAAGCTAATCAGGGCACTGTTCCAGAAGATGATTTGGAAAAAGCACTCAGTCAAATTAAACAAGTCGCAATTGATGCTTTGGCAGAAGAATTTGGATTTAATGAGCAGATGAAAGCTGTAGCAAAAGAAGTGCTTACAACAAGTAATTATAAACTTAATTTGGAGCCTTTTGAAGACTATGAAGTACTTAAATCTCTCTCAGGAATAAAAGTTTTAGTAACCTCTGGCGTTGTAAATCTGCAACAAGAAAAAATAAATGCACTTGGTTTAACAAATGATTTTGATGAAGTTATTATAGACGATGTTTATGATGAAAATAGATTAGGGAAAAAGGAAATTTTTGAACAATTAAGATCAAAATATAATGTAGAGCCTGATAAAATGTGGATTATTGGAGATAACCCAGAAGCTGAAATTATGGCTGGTAATGAACTTGGCATGATCACCGTTCAAAGAACTTCTCCATATTTTAAGCCCGATAAAAAAGCCACTCACGTTATTGATTCTTTTTCAGATTTGAAAAAAATTCTTAAATCAAAATGA
- a CDS encoding serine O-acetyltransferase: MNDDFFTHLSQRPVYGNDIPTNQVIADWALNVIRLLYPESYSDQLLLPQQLKDKSINYQNDLSKIISACCKEKNKNCNEISIGFFAKLPELYRVLNTDIQAIFNGDPAATSEFEVVRTYPGFYAICFYRIAHQLSLANVPIIPRILTEHAHSKTGIDIHPAATIGEYFHIDHGTGIVIGETTTIGKHVKLYQGVTLGALSVHKNLAGSKRHPTVEDQVVIYSGATILGGNTVIGQNSIIGGNVWITESIAPFSTAYHAPIIKVRNINENRELQ; encoded by the coding sequence ATGAATGATGATTTTTTTACACATTTATCCCAACGACCTGTTTATGGAAATGATATTCCTACAAACCAGGTAATTGCTGATTGGGCTTTAAATGTTATTCGACTTTTGTACCCAGAAAGTTACTCCGATCAACTATTATTGCCACAACAATTAAAAGATAAATCAATCAATTATCAAAATGATTTATCTAAAATAATCTCAGCCTGTTGCAAAGAAAAAAACAAAAATTGCAATGAAATTTCAATTGGTTTTTTCGCAAAATTGCCAGAATTATATAGAGTTTTAAACACTGATATACAGGCTATTTTTAACGGAGATCCTGCAGCTACCAGCGAGTTCGAAGTAGTACGCACCTATCCAGGGTTTTATGCAATTTGTTTTTATCGAATTGCGCACCAATTATCATTAGCTAACGTTCCAATTATTCCCAGGATCTTAACGGAACATGCACATTCCAAAACAGGTATCGACATTCATCCAGCCGCAACCATTGGAGAATATTTTCATATTGATCATGGTACGGGCATCGTTATCGGTGAAACAACGACAATTGGTAAGCACGTAAAGTTATATCAAGGCGTTACGCTTGGCGCATTAAGTGTTCATAAAAATTTAGCAGGAAGTAAAAGGCATCCAACTGTTGAAGACCAAGTAGTGATATACTCTGGAGCAACGATTTTAGGTGGAAATACGGTAATTGGGCAAAATAGTATTATTGGTGGAAATGTTTGGATTACGGAAAGTATAGCACCTTTTTCTACCGCATATCATGCTCCAATTATTAAGGTTAGAAACATTAACGAAAACAGAGAATTACAATAA
- the cysM gene encoding cysteine synthase CysM, with protein MAGIIDLIGNTPMVELGKLNPNKNVKVFAKLEGNNPGGSVKDRASLHMIRNAMDRGDIKPGTILIEATSGNTGIALAMIASLFELKIELVMPSNSTKERTLTMEAYGAKVTLLESIEICRDYAEDKGKSEGYYLLNQFANKDNYLAHYNTTGPELWRDTDGQITHFVSSMGTTGTIMGCSRYLKEKNNSIQIVGCQPTEGSSIPGIRRWPIEYLPKIFEPDRVDRVMDIEQADAVEMARKLAKVEGIFAGMSTGGACSAALKLAAELKEGIIVFIACDRGDRYLSSDLFG; from the coding sequence ATGGCAGGAATTATTGATTTAATTGGTAACACGCCAATGGTAGAATTGGGAAAACTTAATCCAAATAAAAATGTTAAAGTTTTCGCCAAATTAGAAGGTAACAATCCTGGAGGCAGCGTAAAAGATCGTGCATCCTTGCATATGATTCGTAATGCGATGGATCGTGGCGACATTAAGCCTGGAACAATATTAATTGAGGCAACCAGCGGTAATACGGGGATTGCACTAGCTATGATTGCAAGCTTATTTGAACTAAAAATTGAATTGGTAATGCCATCAAATTCAACAAAAGAAAGAACGCTTACAATGGAAGCTTATGGCGCTAAAGTAACTTTGTTAGAAAGCATAGAAATTTGTAGAGATTATGCAGAAGATAAAGGTAAATCTGAAGGTTATTATCTGCTTAATCAATTTGCAAATAAGGATAATTACTTGGCTCATTATAATACAACCGGACCCGAATTATGGCGGGATACCGATGGGCAAATTACGCATTTTGTGAGCTCAATGGGCACCACAGGCACTATAATGGGTTGCTCGCGATATTTGAAAGAAAAAAATAACAGCATTCAAATTGTTGGTTGCCAACCTACAGAGGGTTCTTCTATCCCCGGGATTCGTCGGTGGCCAATAGAATATTTACCGAAAATTTTTGAACCAGATCGTGTAGATAGGGTTATGGATATTGAACAGGCAGATGCTGTGGAAATGGCAAGAAAACTTGCAAAAGTAGAAGGAATTTTTGCGGGAATGAGCACCGGCGGTGCATGTTCAGCAGCGCTTAAATTAGCCGCTGAACTCAAAGAAGGTATAATTGTTTTTATAGCTTGCGATCGTGGCGACCGCTATTTAAGCAGCGACTTATTTGGGTAG
- a CDS encoding DoxX family protein, with amino-acid sequence MTLLIILVLISSLSFIYYGFTAITAKSMEAEFTRYGLDKYRILVGYLQLLGGIGLLVGLKIPLILTVSAGGLSLLMLMGFLVRIKMKDSFLLSLPSFLFMILNCYIFLLALRLVNLPK; translated from the coding sequence ATGACGTTATTAATAATTCTAGTTTTAATATCGAGTCTTTCTTTTATTTACTACGGATTTACTGCCATTACTGCCAAAAGCATGGAAGCAGAATTTACGCGATACGGGCTTGATAAATATCGAATTCTAGTTGGTTATTTACAGTTATTAGGAGGTATAGGATTACTTGTCGGTCTTAAAATTCCACTTATACTAACTGTATCTGCTGGCGGATTATCTTTATTAATGCTAATGGGATTTTTGGTAAGGATTAAAATGAAAGACAGTTTTTTACTATCCTTGCCATCTTTTCTATTTATGATTTTAAATTGTTATATCTTTTTATTGGCTCTAAGGTTGGTGAATCTACCCAAATAA
- a CDS encoding DoxX family protein produces MMNTLAVCAQVIIAISIVIVWVFRFDNIVKEFKQYGIPDLLRNIVGASKIVLSTLLVVGIWYHELVVIPALMMSFLMVCAQIVHVRTKNPIVKFVPSFVLLILSLFVAAYYSGVLKS; encoded by the coding sequence ATGATGAATACTCTAGCTGTTTGTGCCCAAGTAATTATTGCAATATCAATTGTAATTGTTTGGGTTTTTCGTTTTGATAATATTGTTAAAGAATTTAAGCAATACGGCATACCAGATTTATTGCGAAACATTGTTGGCGCCAGTAAAATAGTTTTATCTACGCTACTCGTTGTTGGCATTTGGTACCACGAATTAGTTGTAATACCTGCACTGATGATGTCATTTTTAATGGTTTGCGCTCAAATTGTCCATGTGCGTACTAAAAACCCGATAGTGAAATTTGTGCCATCCTTTGTGCTATTAATTCTATCGTTGTTCGTAGCTGCATATTATTCTGGCGTTTTAAAATCATGA
- a CDS encoding putative quinol monooxygenase, with protein MEKFALLARVEAKPGKENDVLEFLKSALPLAQDEPDTVRWYALKIGPSTFGIFDTFETESGREAHLAGKIAEALMANASELLSSDPIIEKVELLAIK; from the coding sequence ATGGAAAAATTTGCATTATTAGCTCGTGTTGAAGCTAAGCCAGGGAAAGAAAACGATGTATTGGAATTTTTAAAAAGTGCGTTGCCACTTGCTCAAGATGAACCAGATACAGTAAGGTGGTATGCATTAAAAATCGGTCCATCTACTTTCGGGATATTTGACACTTTTGAAACTGAAAGTGGGAGAGAAGCACATCTAGCAGGGAAAATTGCAGAAGCATTAATGGCAAATGCATCAGAATTATTAAGTAGTGATCCTATAATTGAAAAGGTTGAATTATTAGCCATTAAATAA